The genomic interval tgtcTATAACCATGACAGAAACAATAAgcatttttagttaattgttCATTATGTACCGTTGTTACATGAGAAGGTGTCTCTATACAAATCTTAAATTGAGATTTTGTCAGATTTAGTTCATTTCTGGTAACAGATGTGTGcctagaatatatatatatataagttcaTTTCACTcacttgtttttgtctgttctcTATGATCACTAgatctgctcctctctctgtaCAGTATCTTCTGCTCTCGGTCCAGTTCTTCGTCTCATTGGAAACGTAGTAAACAGTGAACTGATAAATCCATCCATCTGTGAAGATCCATCTTAACTATCAGCACTGTGTtatcattcacaaaaaaaatttaaactattTCATTGGGAGTAGACACGTGGCCTGAAATTAACTTACAAATACAGTTAAAGTTAAAggaatacaaaacacaaaaaataacattctgtcatcatttactcaccctggaATAGTTCCAAATCAGGTTTggggttttgggtcaccattgacttccatagtattttttttttcctactatggaagtcagtggtgactaTGGTGACCATTTTGAAGCATATGTCTCACTCCAAAGGTGTGAAAGCTGGCAAGCTGGCAAACCACAACACTCCGACCGCTTCACATTGTGTTTGTAACATCGTTGGTGCAGTTGTTCTCTACTTTTAATCCCTAACTGAGCacttatattttgcatatttacgTCCTGCCATCAGCTACCCTTACTGCTATAGTACTACAGCTAGCAACTAGCTTAGGTCCATGTCAGATTTAGCAAGAAGTAAGATGGCAAAAGGAACCATTGTCATCTTGGAAAATAAGGTGAATAAAGCCTAAAGGAAAACTCAAAACTTCACGAAACCTGCTGAGCAGATACAACAGATCATTTAACGGGATCAGCTGGTGCTATATCAGTCATAAATGTTAAGaaacatcacatttaaaaggttttgcgggtatatctatttatttacatagaTACAGCCTTgctaaataatatgtaatgtcTGTTTTCTTGTATGCTTAAACGCCCTAAGCGCTTGAACCCCGTAATCACCGCTGGCAGCCATATTTGTTACTTATTTTGCTTGTTAACCTACTCTTTGACTATCGGATATTATGTTTAGGACACACAAGCAGTAACGGTAATGTTTGTTCATGTAGTTGCCATTTAAATTCCAAATAAACAAATTCTTTCTGTGATCGTTTATGCAGTTCTAGTGTAGCTGAAGAGTACCTTGAATAAACTTTGTCAGTTCATTAAATTGACTTGAGCTGGTTAGAAGCTGCCGTCTCTCTTCTGCGTAGTTTGCGTCCGTTTTATGGATGTACACCCCCAGCGCAATGACCGCGGTCAGCAGAAGAACACACAGCATCACCAAACACACCACAGCTGCTCTGGAGCTCCTGATCTTCACACCATCACTTCCTGAAGATGATGGATGTGACGTAAGTCAGATTACATCAATAGAAAACATACCAACTGTAGACTAACCACTTGTATTGTGTCCTTGTGTTTTGGGAATAAATACTGGATGACCTGGAGGTAAGTAAATAATCAGAAGATGTTCATTGTTGGTGAAGTTTTCCTTAAATCTCAGTTACCTGTGTGTTGAGCTGTTTGAGGGACTGTTGTTTTGAAGTCCACGGTGTCTCTTACAGTCTCGGCACTGTCGTAGATATCAACAATACTTTCTATTCGGTCTTCGGTGTCCATTATCGTAACTTCATTAATCCTATCATCAACAATTCTGGACATTTTTAGTGCTGGGAAAATGtctacagttatttatttatgacacaCGATTTGAAAGCGTTTAAAAAACCTGTAACTCAAACATTAAAGGTCACCCCGTAAAGTCGATTTGATGCTTCAGTGATGCTGAGTCTGATTCAAATACCAAATTCACAGTcgattattcaaaatattagcCAAAATTTGGCTATATAGGGGTGCTCAGTGTCTGATTTTAACTACCAGTTTTCTCCAAGTAAGTTTATACACTGCCTATGAGATATCTTCATATTGGCGAAAATTTCCAATGGAGAAAACGAAAAGGTATATTTTGATGCAGTCTAATCCAAGCTTGCCAATCCTCTCATTATTGTGCTTTCTCAAAGTTTTCTTATAAAGTAAGATGAGGGACagctttttagtcattttaaaaggaGCGCTCTTTGTTTGATTTGCTAGGCTTTAATCCATTCAGAAGTTTTATACAACTTTTTAGCCAGACACATGCAAACTTTTTggtaattacataattaaaagaGCAATATATGTGAAAACGTTATATTTAGCGCAAATCTTTCATCGGTTTCATCGACAATGATTAGTAATAAGCAACATGTTATACCCGCGAGGTGTCCGTTACACACTTCCTCTATTTTAACGTTTGTATTTATGACTGTCAAATGTCTGGCTACTTGagtctttgtgatgtatttTACCAACTTCTCCCAAACAAGATTCCACTATCAGTTGAATATTGTCAAGATTCGACTATTCCGATTTAACTTTGTAGGTATGTCCCCAACTAAAgaatttacatttgaattatatactgaaatatatttttgattaatgttaGTACCTGTGAGTTTAGACGACTGGATTCTCAATCAGCGATTTTCTTCTGACCGCACCTCTTACGACATCCACATGTTTTTTAGAAGCTATCACTGTTTTGCCCTTTTCTGTAATTTAgactataaatatatgtatacgcTTCTAGACAGCTTTAGTGCCAAGACACTAACCCCGGTTACTCTCCTGTGGTGGACTGAGTTGAGTTCCTCCTCTGTAATCGTGTGGCAAGTACGGCTCAGAAAGAAATCGTCTTTTGATTTTGCAAATGTTGACACAGGTACTGATGTAAAAAGGAACTtgcaaaacttttaaaaaggaacTCACTGTAAGAGGTCATGAATAATGAATCCTCAAAATCCACTTTAACAGCATATCAAGTTACAAGTGACATGCAGTGACTGTAATTACTAAGAAATAAATAGAGACCGCAGTATGTTATCAACCCACATGTTCTCGATGTTCCCAATGACTAGCTCTGGGTCTAGCATGTTCCCAACCATACAGCCATGACATAAGAACAAGCATGTTCTCGATACGACTAGACAAAACAAATGCCTCAGATGCTAGAACAGAATCAACGTGGAAATTATCCAAACTGgaacactgctttaaaatacacatacagggAAGAAAGATGCCTTAAATCTGATGCTAACCTACATCCTGCCTCCTGAGAATCTCTATACACGAGTGAAACACTACATTCATAGAGGCATACGGGAGAGCCCAAGTTAGTCtacaacaagaaaaaacattagGACTTATGactgaaataacatttcatgGCAGTACTCTCGTTATTATCCTTCTTGCGGCTGAAGATCTCGTCTGAACTGTTTTTGAGTCTGTCCACCTTCTCATGGAGCCCATTAAAATGTAGCGATGCATGAATTGATGCTAACTCGGTCACTTCCAAACCAGGCAGCTAATAATGAATGCGTTGATCCGCATGCACTTATATTAGTCCACCGGGGAACGATTTCCACCCTATATTCTAGAACTTAGTGATGGTGTTGCAGACTTCGCTATTTAATTAGCTATTGAGGAACACGAATAATATTGCTAATAGTGAATGTGAATCTCCGTTATACCACGATTTCTGCTGCAAATGCTGATGATCGGAGTTACTTTTGCTTTTCTTGATGCAGCATGAATGACAAACAATGAAGAACAGAAAATCCAAAAATCTGCACTGAATTAAATTTGTAAGATTGTAATATTCAATTAATggtatttctacatttattccaATAATGTTACATGGATGTGAGGTGGATAGCAAATAtgataaatgtgttaataaattaataatcttaagactttaataatgaactattTAACTATAGGATAGTTGCTATCAATAGCTTATCAAAATGCACAAACAATACCCAACGGTGAGCAAGAAGTAGTCCACGGATTACTTAAATGTCTCTGATTGGTCACGGCCATTGGTTTAATAATCATCAGCATCTTAAATCCTCAAAAATCCTCATCTATGTACATTTATAACGCTATTCTTTGTATCATATtaccaaaatacaaaataaaattgcgCTAACATGATAACATCAGTcccttttatcttttttttttgttgaaagtcTTTTGTTGTCTCTGGTAGTGGATTCGTAACGGTATGTAATAGtcatttaatattactttaatatttaatattacttaatagtACTACtctcacaaatatatttaaaaatgctaaaacatggATAATTTTCCCATCCTGTTGACCGACTGATAGCGCAGTTCTCATGTTTACCTCCATTAGGTTCTCCAGGTCTTTAAAATagtaatgtaaataattgactgactgactgaacgCCGAGTTCCATGTTCTTCGTAAGTTGCGCTATACGTCATGTTATAGGTCAGCCAAGGAGCCGAACTCTGTATTCTCGCAGAGAATAACAAGTCAGTTATTACTGTAgaatttgaaaagtaaaaatatttttgttggaaAAACCCATCGACCCTTCAGAGGACACATAGGTTAGATTTAAGTCACAGTATTTGTGGATATAATGGACGTTTGGGTTTAATGGACGTTATCcacgagcattaccaagcttagaAGGTAACTCCACGAAAGTCAAGTACACCTTAGGATGGGTTCAGgagagtaaaatatggggtaattttcatttttgggtgaactattcatttaagttACTCTCactcatttgtttttgtctgttctcTATGATCACTAGATCTGCTCCTCTCTGTACAGTATCTTCTGCTCTCAGTCCAGTTCTTCATCTCATTGGAAACGTAGTAAAGACCGAACTGAAAGTAAATCCATCCATCTGTGAACAAATTATTAGCTCTTTATCGTCATTCACAAAAAATTATGCCACCTGTTTTGAGATTTTGTACATGGCTAAATGTATTTAGTGTAATGTATGTACATGTACTTCACATTGTCATTGAATATTTATGCAGTTTACAGTAAGGAATACCTTGAACAAACTTTGACAGCTCACTTTTGAACTGTACGTTTAGCTGAATTAAGTTGGTAATGTTAGTTAGTAGCTGTcgtctctctcttctgtgtGGCTGGTGATCATAGTTAGTAGTTGTTGTCTCTCTTGATTGAAGGTGACACACAGCACTATGACTGAGATCAGCAGaagaacacacagcagcaccaAACACACCAAAGCTGCTCTGGAGCTGATTTTCACACCATCGCTTCCTGCACATCAACAAACTcgactttactttactttattctctttatttatctatttaatgGCACACAGCAACTAAAAACAGGAAAACGTAGTcattaatgattaaatgtgTGCTATTATGTTTGTGTGatgaaatgtattaaagatTCATCTCAGTACCTGTGAGTTCAGACGACTGGATTTCTCGATGTGTTGCGGCCAGTGAACTCTCTTCCAGATTGATAAATTTTCATACACATCATCTGCCCTTTTTCCATTTTCCCGGTGCATTTTCGGTGTCAAGAACACTAGTTGAGATACACTCCGTGTCTGTGGTCAGTATTTATGCAGAAAGGAAGTTCATCTTACCCGGTGTGTAAAATAAGGTCcaaatgcatatgtttttgCACTCTTCACTTCCCTCAGGTACTGATAATAAACCGACAACACATTTcctcaaaaaacatttgaaaaatgttaatagATGTGATCAAAACACATTCGTTACCACAGTCTGCCTGTTCATGTGTAAAGTTAAAGGGATCTGTTCATTTTGAAAGTAGGTAGTGTTGAagctttagtttagtttgacGACTGAGCAGCTCTTCATTATTGTGATTATTCAATGACTTTTAAGAGGCTTGACTCTAAAGGAACTGTCAGTAATTTGGAagttaaaatcttaatttgtttaatttgttgttaaatAACAGACTGTCCgacttcttggctgacctctgactcgaTGCAAGTCATAggttagacattttttttgttacaaaatcccaatgatctgcttcagaggacatgtcaTGTCATTTTGCAGTTGATTACTAGGTGGCGCTATTTCCTTTTAGATAGgcctgtacaaaaaaaaaaaaaaaaagcttagttTCTGGCTTGAATATGTAGTTCTGGTGATCAACAGTAAAAGGGATACGTTTTGCCGCTTCCAAACAGGGAAAACCAccaacaattaaaaatgcatgattatATGGTTTCGTGGCTTTAATTGCTCTCTCAGGACTGGGgtttatttaatagatttttgcaaagaaatgttgaaaaaaatatttatctgatacatttttacagcagtttAATTCAGTGGATGTTTTCATCCCGAATACAGCGAAAAAGGTGGTGTAGACCACGAtgtattgttaatttttttaaaactttcaaagcatttttgctaaatatttgtcaaaa from Puntigrus tetrazona isolate hp1 chromosome 4, ASM1883169v1, whole genome shotgun sequence carries:
- the LOC122343115 gene encoding CD209 antigen-like protein C, translating into MDTEDRIESIVDIYDSAETVRDTVDFKTTVPQTAQHTGSDGVKIRSSRAAVVCLVMLCVLLLTAVIALGVYIHKTDANYAEERRQLLTSSSQFNELTKFIQDGWIYQFTVYYVSNETKNWTESRRYCTERGADLVIIENRQKQDFVKKISNGSDVWIGLTDSEEEGTWKWVDNSTLPSGSGFWKQGEPNRGTDENCAMSGSTGWADYPCSSIFKWICERKNIK